A single window of Drosophila suzukii chromosome 3, CBGP_Dsuzu_IsoJpt1.0, whole genome shotgun sequence DNA harbors:
- the LOC108017112 gene encoding facilitated trehalose transporter Tret1 isoform X1, producing MGIWSKRVRWQLTSTLTLCLMSITHGISLGWFSPTLPLLRSKNSPVGPIDVSEVMWIGAMFGFGSLLCNVFICFPIALFGLKKCMYFAPIPNVINWILIYFANKSVYLHVARILLGISGGTMIVSFPIFIAEVSDNNVRGTLSSFFMLTLCGGLTLGFVMVYYISYHVLPCVVILLPIAFFCLLIPFPEPPQDLLKRGRVEKAERSFYFYKNLSKDPTKQDENKEQFIIYRDKALGGGIQEKVKISDFCTKDSAKAFSLIAVLLVCNQMSGSFAIFNYASSIFAQLGSRMEPNKCAIFLGVVQLFGLASAVILVDRVGRRWLLIPSLAGMGLAELGVGLLKSLASQDYLNTHFWIALTLMCIAAYTSSVGVVALTFVIIVELLPFKIRAPGVSLSMCGLSCAVFMALMTYPVMINKYGVHITMFMSAGFCLVGLIVLGVFLPETRGKSLTQ from the exons ATGGGAATCTGGAGCAAGCGCGTTCGTTGGCAGTTGACTTCCACGTTGACCT tgtGCCTTATGTCGATAACTCATGGAATATCCCTGGGATGGTTCTCACCTACTCTCCCCCTCCTGAGGTCCAAAAATAGTCCGGTTGGTCCAATTGACGTTAGCGAGGTAATGTG GATCGGCGCTATGTTTGGTTTTGGCTCTCTGCTTTGTAATGTATTTATTTGCTTCCCGATCGCATTATTTGGACTTAAGAAGTGCATGTATTTCGCGCCCATACCAAATGTG ATAAACTGGATTTTAATCTACTTCGCAAACAAATCAGTATATCTGCATGTGGCTCGTATCTTGTTGGGAATATCTGGTGGTACTATGATAGTTTCCTTTCCTATATTTATCGCGGAAGTATCTGATAATAA CGTCCGGGGAACCTTAAGTTCTTTTTTCATGCTGACTCTCTGCGGCGGCCTTACTTTAGGGTTTGTAATGGTTTATTACATATCCTACCATGTGCTACCATGTGTCGTCATACTCCTGCCTATTGCCTTTTTCTGTCTCCTCATTCCTTTTCCGGAGCCGCCACAAGATTTGCTGAAACGGGGTCGTGTGGAAAAGGCCGAGAGGTCCTTTTACTTCTACAAGAATTTGTCTAAGGACCCGACCAAACAAGACGAAAACAAAGAGCAGTTCATAATATATCGGGACAAAGCTCTAGGCGGCGGCATTCAAGAAAAGGTTAAAATTTCAGATTTCT GTACCAAGGACTCGGCAAAGGCTTTCTCCCTGATCGCTGTACTGCTGGTGTGCAATCAGATGTCTGGATCCTTTGCCATCTTCAACTACGCGTCGTCCATCTTCGCACAGCTCGGCAGCAGGATGGAACCGAATAAGTGTGCCATTTTTCTGGGTGTCGTGCAGCTTTTTGGCCTAGCCAGCGCCGTGATACTTGTGGATCGAGTGGGTCGTCGATGGCTGTTGATCCCATCGCTGGCTGGGATGGGTCTGGCTGAGCTCGGTGTGGGTCTACTAAAGTCCCTTGCCTCGCAGGACTACTTGAATACCCATTTCTGGATTGCGCTGACTTTAATGTGCATTGCGGCTTATACGTCATCGGTGGGAGTGGTGGCTCTGACGTTTGTCATTATCGTCGAACTTCTGCCATTTAAG ATTCGCGCACCAGGCGTCTCCCTAAGCATGTGCGGACTAAGTTGCGCAGTATTTATGGCCCTCATGACGTATCCCGTGATGATCAACAAGTATGGAGTGCATATCACAATGTTCATGTCGGCAGGTTTCTGCCTTGTGGGCTTGATAGTGCTGGGCGTATTTTTGCCTGAGACCAGAGGAAAGAGTCTGACCCAATAA
- the LOC108017112 gene encoding facilitated trehalose transporter Tret1 isoform X2: protein MSITHGISLGWFSPTLPLLRSKNSPVGPIDVSEVMWIGAMFGFGSLLCNVFICFPIALFGLKKCMYFAPIPNVINWILIYFANKSVYLHVARILLGISGGTMIVSFPIFIAEVSDNNVRGTLSSFFMLTLCGGLTLGFVMVYYISYHVLPCVVILLPIAFFCLLIPFPEPPQDLLKRGRVEKAERSFYFYKNLSKDPTKQDENKEQFIIYRDKALGGGIQEKVKISDFCTKDSAKAFSLIAVLLVCNQMSGSFAIFNYASSIFAQLGSRMEPNKCAIFLGVVQLFGLASAVILVDRVGRRWLLIPSLAGMGLAELGVGLLKSLASQDYLNTHFWIALTLMCIAAYTSSVGVVALTFVIIVELLPFKIRAPGVSLSMCGLSCAVFMALMTYPVMINKYGVHITMFMSAGFCLVGLIVLGVFLPETRGKSLTQ, encoded by the exons ATGTCGATAACTCATGGAATATCCCTGGGATGGTTCTCACCTACTCTCCCCCTCCTGAGGTCCAAAAATAGTCCGGTTGGTCCAATTGACGTTAGCGAGGTAATGTG GATCGGCGCTATGTTTGGTTTTGGCTCTCTGCTTTGTAATGTATTTATTTGCTTCCCGATCGCATTATTTGGACTTAAGAAGTGCATGTATTTCGCGCCCATACCAAATGTG ATAAACTGGATTTTAATCTACTTCGCAAACAAATCAGTATATCTGCATGTGGCTCGTATCTTGTTGGGAATATCTGGTGGTACTATGATAGTTTCCTTTCCTATATTTATCGCGGAAGTATCTGATAATAA CGTCCGGGGAACCTTAAGTTCTTTTTTCATGCTGACTCTCTGCGGCGGCCTTACTTTAGGGTTTGTAATGGTTTATTACATATCCTACCATGTGCTACCATGTGTCGTCATACTCCTGCCTATTGCCTTTTTCTGTCTCCTCATTCCTTTTCCGGAGCCGCCACAAGATTTGCTGAAACGGGGTCGTGTGGAAAAGGCCGAGAGGTCCTTTTACTTCTACAAGAATTTGTCTAAGGACCCGACCAAACAAGACGAAAACAAAGAGCAGTTCATAATATATCGGGACAAAGCTCTAGGCGGCGGCATTCAAGAAAAGGTTAAAATTTCAGATTTCT GTACCAAGGACTCGGCAAAGGCTTTCTCCCTGATCGCTGTACTGCTGGTGTGCAATCAGATGTCTGGATCCTTTGCCATCTTCAACTACGCGTCGTCCATCTTCGCACAGCTCGGCAGCAGGATGGAACCGAATAAGTGTGCCATTTTTCTGGGTGTCGTGCAGCTTTTTGGCCTAGCCAGCGCCGTGATACTTGTGGATCGAGTGGGTCGTCGATGGCTGTTGATCCCATCGCTGGCTGGGATGGGTCTGGCTGAGCTCGGTGTGGGTCTACTAAAGTCCCTTGCCTCGCAGGACTACTTGAATACCCATTTCTGGATTGCGCTGACTTTAATGTGCATTGCGGCTTATACGTCATCGGTGGGAGTGGTGGCTCTGACGTTTGTCATTATCGTCGAACTTCTGCCATTTAAG ATTCGCGCACCAGGCGTCTCCCTAAGCATGTGCGGACTAAGTTGCGCAGTATTTATGGCCCTCATGACGTATCCCGTGATGATCAACAAGTATGGAGTGCATATCACAATGTTCATGTCGGCAGGTTTCTGCCTTGTGGGCTTGATAGTGCTGGGCGTATTTTTGCCTGAGACCAGAGGAAAGAGTCTGACCCAATAA